Genomic DNA from Prosthecobacter sp. SYSU 5D2:
GGCCCTCCCCCTGGCGGCCCCAGTAATCATGGCCGCTGGAGATATAGATTTTCACCAGCCTGCCCGGACACACCGGGATGACCGCTGGGTTCGGCTCCGCCTTAGCATCAGCAGCAGGCTGTGAGGGCGTGTGTTCCAGCGGGGCATCCATGGGCAGATCTCATTCTCCGTCTTTCATTTATAAAACATCGGGCGAAGTCCGCTTTTTGGCTCCCACGCGATTGAGTGTTGATCCAATGCACCCAGCCTGACCTTTCGGGTGCCAAAACGTCTCTTAATTTTCTTCGAATGAACCATCCCGCATCTCTTGCCATCATTGGCAGCGGACCCTCCGCCATCTATCTGCTGAAACACCTCCTGGACAGGATGGACCTGCTCAAGGAACACGTGGCTGAAATCTCCATCTTTGAAAAAAGCCTCATGCTTGGCATGGGCATGCCCTACAGCCCGCTGACGACGGACCGCTACAACATGTCCAACATCTCCTCCGAGGAGCTGCCGGAACTGCCAGAAACATTCGCCGGCTGGCTGCGCGCCCGCGACCCGTCCGAACTCAAGGAACTGGACCTGGAAGGCGTGGAGATCAGCGATAGCGAGGTCTATAGCCGCCTGGCCCTGGGCCAGTACCTCCAGTGTCAGTATGAGACCCTGGTCACCCGCTTCATGGAAAGCGGCATCCACTTTTCCGAATACTCCGGCTGTGAGATTGCGGACATCCAGGATCACCCGGACCATGACAAAGTGGCGGTGACCACGTCCAAAGGAACCCGGTTTGAATTCGACCGTGTCATCATCGCCACCGGCCACCGCTGGGCGGACAAAGACCGGCCGGAGCAGGGTTATTATGCCTCCCCCTGGCCCATGGCCAAACTGCTGCCGGACGAAGGCGAGGTGCATAACTTTGCCATCGGCACCCTGGGGGCCTCCCTGAGCGCCTTTGACGTCATCTCCTCGCTCACCCACCGGCACGGAGTCTTTGAGAAGAAAAATGACCGCATGACCTACCTGCCCGCACCGGGCACCGAAGACTTCAAAATCATCATGCATTCCTCCCAGGGCATGCTGCCGCATTTGCAGTTCGACCAGGTGGAGCCCATGCGGGAAATCTACCGTCATGTGGATCGTGACTCTTTGTTAGGCCTGCTGAATGCCAACGGCCACCTGCGCATCGAGACCTACTTTGACAAAGTCTGCCGCCCCGCCCTCAGCGATGCCTTCCAGAAGGACGAGATGTATGCCATGGTGCGCCGTCTGGCAGATCCCAAGTTCAGCATCACGGATTTCGTCGAGGAGATGAACGACAAGCATGATTATGACAACGCCTTTGAAGGCATGAGGAGCGAAATGACGGAAGCCGAGGAATCCGTGCTCAAACACCAGCCTGTGCACTGGAAAGAGATCATGGACGACCTGATGTACACGCTGAACTTCCATGCCGAGCTCATGCCCGCCGAGGACCACCTGCTGCTCCACACAAAAGTGATGCCATTCCTCCTGAACGTAGTGGCCGCCATGCCGCTAAATTCGGCGGATACCATCCTGGCCCTGCATGAGGCCGGCAAGCTCGACATCATCCCCGGCAATGTCACCTTGCCTGAGGACCAGCCTGAACCTGGCCTGATCACCGTCACTGTGGACGATGAAGGCAAGACGAGCACATTGCAGTACCGCATGTTCATTGACTGCAGCGGACAGAAGCCTCTTGATCTGGATGAATACCCCTTCCCTTCCCTTGTCAAGAGCGGCACCGTCCGCAAAGCCCGCGCCCCCTTTGATGACGACAGCGCTGTGGATGAATCCGTGCCCGACAAAAAGAAAGAGCACCTTTTTAAAGACCAAGGTGACCTGCTCTACCACACTGGCGGCATTGACATAGATGGCACCTATCGAGTGATCGGCCAGGACGGCGAACCCAATCCACGCATCTACGACATCGCCTTTCCCCATACGCCAGGTGTCCGGCCCTATTCGTATGGCCTTCAGGCTTGCAGCGATACCAGCGCCATCGTCGTCGCCGCCTGGGTGGAGGAACTCCAGGCAGATGAACGAGTGAAAAACAACCCCGCTGAGATCATGCAGATCTATGAGAAGGTATAGGGTCAAAGCAGGTCCAGAACGTCAAGGCAGGGTCAAATAGGCAGCCGCAACTGCTGCTGAGTTGGCGGCACCAGGGTGGACAGCCCGATGCCCAGCAGGCGCAGCGGCCCCGTGACAAGCTGATGCCGTGCGAGTAAGAAGCATGCTACGCGGTAGATCTCAGAGGCGGAGGTCACAGGATCATCCAGGCGTAGCTGGCGGGTGAGGGTGGTGAAATCACTGTAGCGCACTTTCACTTGAACGGTCAGGGCACCGACTTCATGCTTGCTCAGCGTCTCTGCCACATCCAGGGCCATCTCCTTGAGCGCGGCCCGAAGTTGCGGACGGTGGTCCGTATCCCTGGAAAAGGTGTTCTCAGCGCTGATGCTTTTGCGTTCATCACTCAGGTCCAGGGGCCGGTCATCAATGCCAAAGGCGCGCTCTTTCAGCTTTCCCGCAAAGGAACCTGCGACCGGCCCCAGGGCCGATTCCGTGTCCTGCAAGTCTCCCACAGTGACCAGACCCATGGCCTCAAGCCCCCGAGCCGTCACCGGCCCCACCCCGTGGATGGTGCCCACGGGCAGAGGCCGCAAAAAGGCCACCCGGTCACGGTCCAGGATCACGGTCAGTCCATCCGGCTTTTGAAAGTCGCTTGCCAGTTTCGACAGAAATTTGTTGGAGCTTATCCCCACACTTGCCGTTAGGCCACACTGCTCTTGGATGCGTTTTTTGATATCCACCGCAAAGGGCCGGGCAGATTCGATGGCCGCATCCAGTTCCAGATTCTCATCCACCAGCGCGCTCACATCCAGATAAGCCTCATCCACCGATACCTGCTCAATCAGCGGGGTGAACTCATGCAGGATGGCCATGATGCGGGCGGATTCCGCGCGGTAAACGTCCATGCGAGGCCGAACAAAGATGCCTTCAGGACACAGCTTGCCGGCGGTGCGGGAGGGCATGGCGGAGCGCACCTTGGACTTCCGCGCCTCATAGCTGGCCGCACAAACGACCCCACGCTTGTCCGGGGGCGAGCCCACAATCACAGGCTTCCCGCGGTAGGAGGGGTTGTCGCGCTGTTCCACGGAGGCGTAAAACGCATCCATGTCCATGTGCATGATCACCCGGGGCATCGTACCACTGTACTACGTCTCAGCCGGGCTGCATGCGCTTCCCGCTGCCGCCCGTTTTTTACTTCGCCGCCTTCATGCTTTCCAGCATCTCAAGCAGGCGGTTGGTGATCTTGACGCTGGCCTGCACCTCCAGGCGGTTGGTGCCGAGCCAGGTTTCATAGCCGCCCAGTTCATGATGCTCCGGGGTGGGCAGATAGCCAAAGTACCCACCGGCGATGCTGTGGGTGAAGGTCGGTTTGAAAGGGCTCCTCTGCTTGAGCTCCAGCCCCGTTTCCACAAAGGTCTCACAGGGGCTGCCGCAGATGCCCACGTCACCGATGCGCAAGGTCTGCAGAGGCAGGTCAATGTGTGGAGGAACGTCCTTCAGTTTGAGGGTGCGTTCCGCATAGGCGATCTCCAGCACCGATGTCTTGCCACCAATGAGGCGCGGTTTGGCCAGCACCCCTTCCGCCCATTTGACCAGCTCCGGTGTGGGCTTGCGGGCTTCCAGTTTCAAATCGCTAAAACGGGCATCCAGCGGCACCCAGTCCTGATATTGGATGCCCTTCACGGCCTCCACCGTGACCTTGGCCACATCATCAGCCACTTCGCGGATTTTACTGTAGGGACCGGCGGATTTGACGGCCGGTTTGGAATAGTCGTTGTTATTGATGTTTCCGCTGGTGCCATTGCTCATCATCGCCACGAAGGGCGGGTCCTGGCGGTCGGCACCCAGAAGCTGCTGCACGCGGTCACAGAAGACGCCGTAATAGTCTGAGGAAATATGGCTGCCACCCACACCGCCCACATAGTGCAGGGAGTAATTGGCCAGCAGGGCCACGGGTTTTCCGTCTGGCGTCTGAATGGAGATGATGCTCACTTCAGGGTCTGTCGGCCCTGCAGGCTTCACCAGGTTTGCGCCGCGTGGCGGGTTCATCTTCACCTTGTCAATGCCGCCAAAGGGATTCGGCGGCACGGTGCCTTCCTTCATGAACCAGCGGCGGTTGAAGACCTGGTCCGGCTCTTCGGTCACTGTCCAGCCGATGCGGGCAGGAGCCAGGTTGTTGATGGCACGGGCCACGCCGTCCGCGATGCGCCGGGCGACGAAGGCCTGGTATTCGCTTAATGGCTCGTCCAGGGAATACCGGTTCTCACTCAGGGCGCTGGAGCCCGAGTGGGTATGGGTAGCGGACATGAGCAGGCAGTCTCGTGTGATGCCAGTGCGCTCCTCCACCAACCTGGCTGCCTCATCATACATCTGCCGGGCCGCCCCAAGGAGGTCAAGGACGACGATGGCCACACGCTTCTCCCCATTGTCCAAGACCACACAGCGGGCATGCAGCTCATCATGAATATGCGAGGAGGGCGCCGGGGTGAAGCCGCCGACAATCGGCAGGCCTATGGGCGGCGTGATGTTGCTGGTGGCAGCTCCGGCGAGGAACTTCTTGGAAGCATCTTGCCCGTGGGCAAAGACGGCGAGGCTGAAGACAATCAGGAGAGCAAGTTGGCGCATCCATCGAATACGCCTTCGTTGTGCTGTATCCTTCGCCGCTTTGTGACCAAAGGCGATACGTTCGTGAACTTAGGAGTACAGTATTCACCACTCCCTGTCCCGCGACTGCGGCGATCCGAGTGATGGGTTTGGGAAAGGTGCCGATGGGTGAGGGGAGATCTTGGGAGTGCGACGTCCAATAACGCATCACTCTCCGAGTGATGGGTTTGGAAAGGTGTGGATGGGTGAGGGGGATATCTTGGGGGTGCGATGTCTAATAACGCATCACTCGGAGAGTGATGAGTACTGTACTAACGGAAATAACCGGTGACCTTGAGCTTGCGGCTGAAGATCTTGTCGCCGGCGGCGACGTAGAGGATGTCGTGGTCTTTGCCGGCGAACTCGGTGCTGACGACCTTGCCATCCAGAACGGGCTTGGCGATGATGCCTGCGAGGCGGCCGGCGGGATCGAAGATCTGGATGCCAAGCTCGGTGGTGACAAAGAAGCGGCCTTTGGACTCGGTGGTGGCACCGTCACCGGAGGCGGTTTCCTTGCCCGGGGCCAGCCACATGGTCATGAAGGGGGCACCTGCGGAAAGGCTGCCGTCCTCGGCGATCTGCCAGGTCCAGACATGCTTGCCGCCGCTTTCGGAGACGGCCAGGGTGGCTTCATCCGGGGAGATGGTGATGCCGTTGGGCTTGGCCACATGGCCTTCATCGGCAATGATGTGCTTCTTGTCCGCCGTGATGAGGTGGATGCGCTGGGTGGGTGTCTCGGTGAAATAGACGTGGCCTTTTTTGCTGACGACGAGGTCATTGCACTTCACGCCGGTAAGGAGCACCTCGACCTCGCCTTTCATGGTGATGGCGATGACACGCTGCTCGCGGTTATGGCAGGCGTAGAAGCGGCCGTCGGGGCCGATCTGCAGGCCGCTGATGCCGGGGAGGTTGTCCAGAAACAGGTCCGTCTTGCCGGTCTCGGCGTCCAGTTTGTAGATGCCCTTCCCCGCCTTCACGTCAGTGAAGTAGAGATGACCGGCGGCATCGGTGCAGAGGCCGTCGGTGAAGGTATAACCGCTGACGGCCTCCTTCCACGGCTGATCATCGCTGAGGTATTCGTGCAGGGAGGTATCCTGGGCGGTGGAGAGCAGCGGCAGGAAGGCGAGGGAAAGAAAGGCAAGATGTTTCATAAAAATTCTAACAAAAGGTGTGTATAAACCTGCTGCGGATTATTACTTCCAGATCCAGCGCAGGGTGTCCGGCAGGAGGGAGGCTCCGTGCTTGCCATTGTGGGTGCCTTCACCCAGGACAAACTGGTAGTCGTAACCGGCAAATTTCAATGCTGCCGCCATGTCCTGGTTGGCCAGGGGCCAGTTGCCGAACTGGTTGTCCAGGTCGTTCTTGCCGTCCTGAAGGAAGACTTTGATAGGCTTCTTGTCCGTCTTGCGGATGAGGGCGGGATAGACATGGCCGCCGCGAATGTTGGTAAAG
This window encodes:
- a CDS encoding FAD/NAD(P)-binding protein: MNHPASLAIIGSGPSAIYLLKHLLDRMDLLKEHVAEISIFEKSLMLGMGMPYSPLTTDRYNMSNISSEELPELPETFAGWLRARDPSELKELDLEGVEISDSEVYSRLALGQYLQCQYETLVTRFMESGIHFSEYSGCEIADIQDHPDHDKVAVTTSKGTRFEFDRVIIATGHRWADKDRPEQGYYASPWPMAKLLPDEGEVHNFAIGTLGASLSAFDVISSLTHRHGVFEKKNDRMTYLPAPGTEDFKIIMHSSQGMLPHLQFDQVEPMREIYRHVDRDSLLGLLNANGHLRIETYFDKVCRPALSDAFQKDEMYAMVRRLADPKFSITDFVEEMNDKHDYDNAFEGMRSEMTEAEESVLKHQPVHWKEIMDDLMYTLNFHAELMPAEDHLLLHTKVMPFLLNVVAAMPLNSADTILALHEAGKLDIIPGNVTLPEDQPEPGLITVTVDDEGKTSTLQYRMFIDCSGQKPLDLDEYPFPSLVKSGTVRKARAPFDDDSAVDESVPDKKKEHLFKDQGDLLYHTGGIDIDGTYRVIGQDGEPNPRIYDIAFPHTPGVRPYSYGLQACSDTSAIVVAAWVEELQADERVKNNPAEIMQIYEKV
- the dinB gene encoding DNA polymerase IV, with the protein product MPRVIMHMDMDAFYASVEQRDNPSYRGKPVIVGSPPDKRGVVCAASYEARKSKVRSAMPSRTAGKLCPEGIFVRPRMDVYRAESARIMAILHEFTPLIEQVSVDEAYLDVSALVDENLELDAAIESARPFAVDIKKRIQEQCGLTASVGISSNKFLSKLASDFQKPDGLTVILDRDRVAFLRPLPVGTIHGVGPVTARGLEAMGLVTVGDLQDTESALGPVAGSFAGKLKERAFGIDDRPLDLSDERKSISAENTFSRDTDHRPQLRAALKEMALDVAETLSKHEVGALTVQVKVRYSDFTTLTRQLRLDDPVTSASEIYRVACFLLARHQLVTGPLRLLGIGLSTLVPPTQQQLRLPI
- a CDS encoding neutral/alkaline non-lysosomal ceramidase N-terminal domain-containing protein — its product is MRQLALLIVFSLAVFAHGQDASKKFLAGAATSNITPPIGLPIVGGFTPAPSSHIHDELHARCVVLDNGEKRVAIVVLDLLGAARQMYDEAARLVEERTGITRDCLLMSATHTHSGSSALSENRYSLDEPLSEYQAFVARRIADGVARAINNLAPARIGWTVTEEPDQVFNRRWFMKEGTVPPNPFGGIDKVKMNPPRGANLVKPAGPTDPEVSIISIQTPDGKPVALLANYSLHYVGGVGGSHISSDYYGVFCDRVQQLLGADRQDPPFVAMMSNGTSGNINNNDYSKPAVKSAGPYSKIREVADDVAKVTVEAVKGIQYQDWVPLDARFSDLKLEARKPTPELVKWAEGVLAKPRLIGGKTSVLEIAYAERTLKLKDVPPHIDLPLQTLRIGDVGICGSPCETFVETGLELKQRSPFKPTFTHSIAGGYFGYLPTPEHHELGGYETWLGTNRLEVQASVKITNRLLEMLESMKAAK
- a CDS encoding SMP-30/gluconolactonase/LRE family protein, which produces MKHLAFLSLAFLPLLSTAQDTSLHEYLSDDQPWKEAVSGYTFTDGLCTDAAGHLYFTDVKAGKGIYKLDAETGKTDLFLDNLPGISGLQIGPDGRFYACHNREQRVIAITMKGEVEVLLTGVKCNDLVVSKKGHVYFTETPTQRIHLITADKKHIIADEGHVAKPNGITISPDEATLAVSESGGKHVWTWQIAEDGSLSAGAPFMTMWLAPGKETASGDGATTESKGRFFVTTELGIQIFDPAGRLAGIIAKPVLDGKVVSTEFAGKDHDILYVAAGDKIFSRKLKVTGYFR